In a single window of the Desulfovibrio sp. ZJ209 genome:
- a CDS encoding MIP/aquaporin family protein, with amino-acid sequence METSLFVKCIFELLGTFVMILLGCGVVACCNLQGSKGQGGGWVVITLAWGLAVMCGVLIAGPYSGAHLNPAVSIGLAAAGKFPWGFVIPFIIAQMLGAFLGAVAVYVFYKDHFDATEDKPTKLAVFSTIPAIRNYRRNLVCEVLGTFVLVLVILYMSETGNTAEVGLGSIGAIPVALLVVVIGMSLGGTTGYAINPARDMGPRLAHAALPIKDKGSNDWEYSWIPILGPILGAVTAAIVFAVVKSMM; translated from the coding sequence ATGGAAACCAGCCTGTTCGTGAAATGCATTTTCGAGCTTCTCGGCACCTTCGTCATGATCCTCTTGGGCTGCGGAGTGGTGGCCTGCTGTAATCTCCAGGGCTCCAAGGGCCAGGGGGGCGGCTGGGTGGTCATCACCCTCGCGTGGGGCCTCGCGGTCATGTGCGGCGTGCTCATCGCCGGGCCCTATTCCGGGGCGCACCTCAACCCGGCGGTCAGCATCGGCCTTGCCGCGGCCGGCAAGTTCCCGTGGGGCTTTGTCATCCCCTTCATCATCGCCCAGATGCTCGGGGCCTTCCTCGGGGCCGTGGCCGTCTATGTGTTCTACAAGGACCACTTTGACGCCACCGAGGACAAGCCCACCAAGCTCGCCGTCTTCTCCACCATCCCGGCGATACGCAATTACCGGCGCAACCTCGTCTGCGAGGTGCTCGGCACCTTCGTGCTCGTGCTCGTCATCCTCTACATGAGCGAGACCGGCAACACCGCCGAGGTCGGCCTCGGCAGCATCGGGGCCATCCCCGTGGCGCTGCTCGTGGTGGTCATCGGCATGTCGCTCGGCGGCACCACGGGCTATGCCATCAATCCCGCGCGCGACATGGGCCCGCGCCTCGCGCATGCGGCCCTGCCCATCAAGGACAAGGGCAGCAATGACTGGGAATACAGCTGGATCCCCATCCTCGGCCCCATTCTCGGCGCCGTGACCGCGGCCATCGTCTTTGCCGTGGTGAAAAGCATGATGTAA
- the gdhA gene encoding NADP-specific glutamate dehydrogenase, translating to MTYVQRVMDNLKERYSCEPVFLQAVQEVLQSLTPILERNDKYEKYRILERITEPERIIAFRVDWVDDKGQIQVNRSYRVQYNSAIGPYKGGLRLHPSVNLGILKFLGFEQIFKNSLTGLAIGGGKGGSDFDPKGKSEMEVMRFCQAFMTELFRHIGATIDVPAGDIGVGGREIGFLFGQFKRLTKSYEGVLTGKNLLFGGSLARTEATGYGVVYFAQAMLKARNETLEGKECAVSGAGNVAIYCCQKLQQIGAKPVTVSDSRGMIHDPSGIRVDVLQQVKEVERASLTRYAELVPSAKYTAVADYPKGRNAVWSVPCFAAFPCATQNELNLADAETLLKNGCKCVAEGANMPSTLDAVHAFVKAGIAYGPAKAANAGGVATSQLEMAQNASMQSWDFATVDEKLHRIMDNIYKNAADTAKEFGEPGNLVMGANIAGFRKVADAMIAQGI from the coding sequence ATGACATACGTGCAGCGCGTGATGGACAACCTGAAGGAACGCTACAGCTGCGAGCCGGTCTTCCTCCAGGCTGTGCAGGAAGTTTTGCAGAGCCTGACGCCCATTCTGGAAAGGAATGACAAATACGAGAAATACCGCATCCTTGAGCGCATCACCGAGCCCGAGCGCATCATCGCCTTCCGAGTGGACTGGGTGGACGACAAGGGCCAGATCCAGGTGAACCGCAGCTACCGCGTGCAGTACAATTCGGCCATCGGCCCCTACAAGGGCGGCCTCAGGCTGCACCCGAGCGTCAATCTCGGTATCCTCAAGTTCCTCGGTTTCGAGCAGATCTTCAAGAACTCGCTCACCGGCCTTGCCATCGGCGGCGGCAAGGGCGGTTCCGACTTCGACCCCAAGGGCAAGTCCGAGATGGAGGTCATGCGCTTCTGCCAGGCCTTCATGACCGAGCTTTTCCGCCACATCGGCGCCACCATCGACGTGCCCGCGGGCGACATCGGCGTGGGCGGCCGCGAGATCGGTTTCCTCTTCGGGCAGTTCAAGCGCCTCACCAAGAGCTATGAGGGCGTGCTCACCGGCAAGAACCTGCTCTTCGGCGGCTCGCTCGCGCGCACCGAGGCCACTGGCTACGGCGTGGTCTACTTCGCGCAGGCCATGCTCAAGGCGCGCAACGAAACGCTGGAAGGCAAGGAATGCGCGGTCTCCGGCGCGGGCAACGTGGCCATCTACTGCTGCCAGAAGCTCCAGCAGATCGGCGCCAAGCCCGTCACCGTGTCCGATTCGCGCGGCATGATCCATGACCCGTCCGGCATCCGCGTGGATGTGCTCCAGCAGGTCAAGGAAGTGGAGCGCGCCTCGCTCACGCGCTATGCGGAGCTCGTGCCCTCGGCCAAGTACACGGCCGTCGCCGACTATCCCAAGGGGCGCAACGCCGTGTGGAGCGTGCCCTGCTTCGCCGCCTTCCCCTGCGCCACGCAGAACGAGCTCAACCTCGCGGACGCCGAGACCCTGCTTAAGAACGGCTGCAAGTGCGTGGCCGAAGGCGCCAACATGCCTTCCACGCTGGACGCCGTCCATGCCTTCGTGAAGGCCGGCATCGCCTACGGGCCCGCCAAGGCCGCCAATGCGGGCGGCGTGGCCACGAGCCAGCTCGAGATGGCGCAGAACGCCAGCATGCAGAGCTGGGATTTCGCCACCGTGGACGAAAAGCTGCACCGCATCATGGACAATATCTACAAGAACGCCGCCGACACCGCCAAGGAATTCGGCGAGCCCGGAAACCTCGTCATGGGCGCCAACATCGCCGGCTTCCGCAAGGTGGCCGACGCCATGATCGCCCAGGGGATTTAG
- a CDS encoding DUF3179 domain-containing protein: protein MLPAGLFAGLAALLLLLFGAAPAEARPQDLQQLADITRYLVDVPMPGTITSLYRPRYDTVAEADLKMTHNEPAFVVIFPDGPRIYPQRYLVWHQVVNELINDHAYAVTYCPITGTFMAYDASMQGLNLIFDVESHSGTGGTAGFLYDGNSILTDRNSGSLWLQEMGMAFEGPLLGRGMPTLPVFWTTWGAASHVYPDAPVLAKPRGRRPYGRDPYGSYLKKDTYYDNDTLAYQPRWLDRRFHRKTPMLCLEYDHFLLAVDIAYVKKKGAVNFFLGPAPLLAVHDKRLDVVRIYSRQVWAEPFLFVMQDGNLMDINTKSTWDTATGKATAGNMRGASMKEFFGVYSMWFAWYSLNPETLVIPGPGEVPAHLLSTEAPGVGDTPELPKGGEGDGALPGGPRWEPAL, encoded by the coding sequence ATGCTTCCGGCCGGCCTCTTCGCCGGGCTTGCCGCGCTCCTGCTCCTCCTTTTTGGCGCCGCCCCGGCCGAGGCGCGCCCGCAGGACCTCCAGCAGCTCGCCGACATCACGCGCTATCTCGTCGACGTGCCCATGCCCGGGACCATCACCTCGCTCTACCGGCCGCGCTATGACACCGTCGCCGAGGCCGACCTCAAGATGACGCACAACGAGCCGGCCTTCGTGGTCATCTTCCCGGACGGGCCGCGCATCTATCCGCAACGCTATCTCGTCTGGCACCAGGTGGTCAACGAGCTCATCAACGACCACGCCTATGCCGTCACCTACTGCCCCATCACGGGCACCTTCATGGCATATGACGCCTCCATGCAGGGCCTGAACCTGATCTTCGACGTGGAGAGCCACAGCGGCACCGGCGGCACGGCCGGCTTTCTCTATGACGGCAACAGCATCCTCACCGACCGCAATTCCGGCAGCCTGTGGCTGCAGGAGATGGGCATGGCCTTCGAGGGCCCGCTGCTCGGGCGCGGCATGCCCACGCTGCCCGTGTTCTGGACGACATGGGGCGCGGCGAGCCACGTCTATCCCGACGCGCCCGTGCTCGCCAAGCCGCGCGGCAGGCGCCCGTACGGGCGCGACCCCTACGGCAGCTACCTGAAAAAAGACACCTATTATGACAACGACACCCTCGCCTACCAGCCCCGCTGGCTCGACAGGCGCTTTCACCGCAAGACGCCCATGCTCTGCCTGGAGTATGACCATTTCCTCCTCGCCGTGGACATCGCCTATGTGAAAAAAAAGGGCGCGGTGAATTTTTTTCTCGGGCCGGCGCCGCTTTTGGCCGTGCATGACAAAAGGCTCGACGTGGTGCGCATCTACAGCCGCCAGGTCTGGGCCGAGCCCTTCCTGTTCGTCATGCAGGACGGCAACCTCATGGACATCAATACCAAAAGCACCTGGGATACGGCCACGGGCAAGGCCACGGCCGGCAATATGCGCGGCGCCTCCATGAAGGAGTTTTTCGGGGTCTATTCCATGTGGTTCGCGTGGTACAGCCTCAATCCCGAGACCCTTGTCATCCCGGGCCCCGGCGAGGTGCCGGCGCACCTGCTCTCCACCGAGGCGCCGGGCGTGGGCGATACCCCCGAGTTGCCCAAGGGTGGCGAAGGGGACGGCGCCTTGCCCGGGGGCCCCCGTTGGGAACCGGCCCTCTAG
- the rfbD gene encoding dTDP-4-dehydrorhamnose reductase, which yields MAKALVLGGATGLVGQALTRALTDAGWETRVFSRTDGNLLDLEFLRGLLEEAGADVVFNALGWTRVDAAEEHPEEALIANRTLPDALARTLAALGYGHLVHFSTDFVFSGPHDGPWRETDTPHPKSVYGRTKLAGEEAVLSALPERSCVLRTAWLFGPGRSNFVDVILNACRKRDAVSVVHDQIGSPTYTLDLARWTEKLARARATGIWHAVNSGVASWCELASEAIALTSGPCRVEPIPGSEWPQAAERPANSALDNSKLAEFLGEKPRPWPRALREYLFSEYAGAEGGSAR from the coding sequence ATGGCGAAAGCATTGGTTCTCGGCGGGGCCACCGGCCTTGTGGGGCAGGCATTGACGCGGGCGCTCACGGACGCGGGCTGGGAAACGCGCGTCTTCAGCCGCACGGACGGCAACCTGCTCGACCTTGAGTTTCTGCGCGGCCTGCTGGAAGAGGCCGGCGCGGACGTGGTGTTCAACGCCCTCGGCTGGACGCGCGTGGACGCTGCGGAAGAGCATCCCGAAGAAGCGCTCATCGCCAACCGCACCCTGCCGGACGCGCTGGCGCGCACGCTGGCCGCTCTCGGGTACGGGCACCTCGTCCATTTCAGCACGGATTTTGTCTTTTCCGGGCCCCATGACGGCCCTTGGCGCGAAACCGACACTCCGCACCCCAAGAGCGTCTACGGGCGCACCAAGCTCGCCGGCGAGGAGGCCGTGTTGAGCGCGCTCCCGGAGCGGAGCTGCGTGCTGCGCACGGCGTGGCTCTTCGGGCCCGGGCGCTCCAATTTCGTGGATGTCATCCTCAATGCCTGCCGCAAACGCGACGCCGTGAGCGTGGTGCATGACCAGATCGGCTCGCCCACCTATACCCTCGACCTCGCCCGCTGGACCGAGAAGCTGGCCCGGGCCCGCGCCACCGGCATCTGGCACGCGGTCAACAGCGGTGTGGCGAGCTGGTGCGAGCTCGCGAGCGAAGCCATCGCCCTCACCTCCGGCCCCTGCCGGGTGGAGCCCATCCCGGGGAGCGAATGGCCGCAGGCCGCGGAACGGCCCGCCAATTCCGCGCTCGACAACAGCAAACTCGCGGAATTCTTGGGCGAAAAGCCCCGGCCGTGGCCCCGGGCGCTTCGGGAATACCTCTTCAGCGAATACGCGGGCGCCGAGGGGGGGAGCGCCCGCTGA